One window of the Natrinema sp. CBA1119 genome contains the following:
- a CDS encoding GNAT family N-acetyltransferase, translating into MEDLDVRVVDTDHEREDAFAVRREVFVAEQGVDEELEYDEHDETATHVVAYDGDEPIGAARLREYEADIGKVERVAVLESRREEGVGRALMQVLEQRADALGFTVLKLHSQTRAADFYRNLGYERRGDEFEEAGIPHVEMRKSLV; encoded by the coding sequence ATGGAGGATCTCGACGTGCGCGTCGTCGATACCGATCACGAGCGCGAGGACGCCTTCGCGGTCCGTCGCGAGGTGTTCGTCGCGGAACAGGGCGTCGATGAAGAACTGGAGTACGACGAGCACGACGAGACGGCCACTCACGTCGTCGCCTACGACGGCGACGAACCGATCGGTGCGGCGCGACTGCGCGAGTACGAGGCGGACATCGGCAAGGTCGAACGCGTCGCCGTCCTCGAGTCGCGACGGGAGGAAGGCGTCGGCCGTGCGCTGATGCAGGTCCTCGAGCAGCGGGCCGACGCGCTCGGCTTCACGGTACTGAAACTCCACTCGCAGACGCGAGCCGCCGACTTCTATCGCAACCTGGGCTACGAACGACGCGGGGACGAGTTCGAGGAAGCCGGAATCCCCCACGTCGAGATGCGAAAGTCGCTAGTGTGA